The following are encoded in a window of Rubellicoccus peritrichatus genomic DNA:
- a CDS encoding TIM-barrel domain-containing protein: MSYYWNTFLLVVASSAFLGEALAQDMVRGVAGNPKHPYPVVRDVSPQQLDKVVTVLPGLNYELNDDSAELVFPINADESFYGMGERFDAWNLRGQQIKVWLRDRIQGGLASSYFAAPFFISSEGYGVFVNCSGAVDFDFGKTTADELRVSIPEGGIDLYVFKGTPAEIVSQYTSVIGRPQAVPDWVWGLWISRNSYLSAAEIDRMLDRLDTESIPVSAVVLEAWAESLQSFTFETDRYPEPKRWIESLHARDVAALLWITPSIWTSAATYPEAKELDFIVKDEDGNEVILDWLEGGRKINFDKPEARVWWTDLQRDLVAMGIDGFKTDGGERNPDPFFHNLQPYYYQKASLDAFEGSGRPGVTFARSASASCAGLSCFWAGDQNATWQSLEQLMKAGLSAALSGFSYYSHDIGAYIGEPDKELYVRWFQIGAFSPIMQWHGIGPREPWLLDDETLDIARYYSQMRERMRPYLKKTARQAHESGQPMWRPMLWAYPDDAEAYGIFDQFMLGNDLIVAPLIGPGESRSVYLPEGEWLDLFKVKVVKGPTRIDYNASLWEIPVFVPIEKAKKWLTIRGAIPKPQETGFVAKPVAPLGAFGVVQDVRYLDGQRGSLFWELENTTDATRSLYLEAQAASEVKVHPEHKMKFTLEPGERKRAAFYFDFPETFAGDSQVVTTQAIMNGQEIASFTQRFVMPVKWEVAGPFRGNVGTPDKSVVASDLNAKWVAYPEDKISPEGVVSFDEALHANKVGSYYAKTEIESDSLQSVSLSFGNGDSITIWINGEEVFDHTGYGNLYADTFSADALLKPGKNDILIRVTRNIGEPTFQFRIERNPGQLASNELGK; this comes from the coding sequence ATGTCATATTATTGGAATACTTTTTTACTCGTGGTTGCTTCCTCTGCTTTTTTAGGGGAAGCCCTAGCTCAAGATATGGTAAGAGGCGTTGCTGGTAATCCGAAGCATCCATACCCTGTAGTTCGTGATGTGTCACCTCAGCAGCTGGATAAAGTAGTGACCGTTCTTCCCGGCCTGAACTATGAACTGAATGATGACTCTGCAGAGTTGGTTTTTCCAATCAACGCGGATGAGTCTTTCTATGGCATGGGCGAACGCTTCGACGCCTGGAACTTACGTGGCCAGCAAATCAAGGTCTGGCTGCGTGACCGGATTCAAGGTGGATTGGCATCGTCTTATTTTGCAGCACCTTTTTTTATCAGTTCTGAAGGATACGGTGTCTTTGTGAACTGCTCCGGAGCGGTTGATTTTGATTTCGGTAAAACAACTGCGGACGAGCTCCGTGTTTCCATTCCCGAAGGCGGAATTGATCTTTATGTCTTTAAAGGAACACCCGCCGAAATCGTAAGCCAGTATACGAGCGTAATTGGTCGTCCGCAAGCAGTGCCGGACTGGGTTTGGGGATTATGGATATCCCGTAATTCTTATCTGTCTGCTGCGGAAATCGATCGTATGCTGGATCGCCTCGACACGGAATCCATTCCCGTTAGTGCGGTTGTGCTGGAAGCATGGGCTGAGAGTTTGCAGAGCTTCACCTTTGAAACAGACCGCTATCCCGAACCAAAGCGTTGGATCGAATCATTGCACGCCCGTGATGTTGCTGCATTGCTTTGGATTACACCAAGTATCTGGACCTCTGCTGCGACTTATCCCGAGGCCAAAGAGCTGGACTTCATTGTCAAAGATGAGGATGGCAATGAGGTGATCCTCGACTGGTTGGAAGGCGGTCGAAAAATAAACTTCGACAAGCCTGAGGCCAGAGTCTGGTGGACGGATCTTCAGCGTGATCTGGTTGCGATGGGAATTGATGGTTTCAAGACGGATGGAGGTGAGCGTAATCCTGATCCTTTCTTTCACAATCTGCAGCCATACTATTATCAGAAGGCATCGCTTGATGCATTTGAGGGAAGTGGTCGGCCCGGAGTTACTTTTGCACGCTCCGCTTCAGCTTCGTGTGCGGGATTGAGTTGCTTCTGGGCAGGGGATCAAAATGCGACCTGGCAAAGCCTTGAACAACTGATGAAGGCCGGTCTCAGTGCGGCACTTTCGGGCTTCTCATATTACAGCCATGACATTGGTGCTTATATTGGTGAGCCGGATAAGGAGTTGTATGTTCGCTGGTTTCAGATTGGTGCCTTCAGTCCCATTATGCAGTGGCATGGTATTGGCCCAAGAGAGCCTTGGTTGCTCGACGATGAGACGCTTGATATCGCGCGATACTATTCGCAGATGCGCGAACGCATGCGCCCTTACTTGAAGAAGACAGCCAGGCAAGCCCATGAGTCCGGCCAGCCGATGTGGCGTCCGATGCTGTGGGCTTACCCGGATGATGCGGAAGCCTATGGCATCTTTGATCAATTCATGTTGGGAAACGATTTAATTGTAGCTCCTTTGATCGGACCCGGCGAGAGTCGTTCCGTTTATCTGCCCGAAGGCGAGTGGCTTGATCTATTTAAAGTGAAAGTGGTCAAAGGCCCGACACGGATTGATTATAATGCATCGCTTTGGGAGATTCCTGTCTTTGTGCCGATTGAAAAAGCCAAGAAGTGGTTGACCATTCGTGGCGCCATTCCGAAACCTCAGGAGACTGGTTTTGTGGCAAAGCCCGTTGCTCCGCTTGGAGCCTTTGGTGTGGTTCAGGATGTTCGCTATTTGGATGGTCAGCGTGGCAGCCTCTTTTGGGAGCTTGAGAATACAACGGATGCCACGCGCTCTTTGTATCTCGAAGCACAAGCTGCTTCGGAGGTTAAGGTGCATCCCGAGCACAAAATGAAATTCACTTTGGAGCCTGGAGAGCGCAAGCGGGCGGCTTTTTATTTTGATTTCCCTGAGACCTTTGCCGGTGATTCTCAGGTTGTAACCACGCAGGCAATTATGAATGGGCAAGAGATCGCGTCATTCACCCAGCGTTTTGTCATGCCAGTCAAGTGGGAAGTGGCGGGACCATTTCGTGGCAACGTCGGAACACCGGATAAGAGTGTTGTCGCCAGTGACCTGAATGCGAAATGGGTCGCTTACCCTGAGGACAAAATATCACCGGAGGGTGTCGTCTCTTTTGATGAAGCATTGCACGCAAATAAGGTCGGCAGCTACTACGCAAAGACCGAGATCGAAAGTGACTCACTGCAATCGGTCAGCTTGTCCTTCGGAAATGGAGATTCGATTACCATATGGATTAATGGCGAAGAAGTTTTTGATCATACAGGTTATGGAAATTTATATGCCGATACCTTTTCTGCTGACGCCCTGTTGAAGCCCGGCAAGAATGACATCCTCATTCGGGTGACACGCAACATTGGTGAGCCTACCTTTCAATTTCGTATCGAACGCAACCCCGGGCAACTGGCGTCGAACGAGCTCGGCAAATAA
- a CDS encoding LacI family DNA-binding transcriptional regulator produces the protein MLPANPREILPHQPKSKSPTIRDIAERIGISKSAVSLALRDDPRVASQTRKRVLKAAEQMGYTKNPTLAHLMAELRNSRVTTIKATLAAVNCSPNPDIFEWHTFRDFREGAIQRASQLGYGMDAFWLYEKDMRIERIQQIIRARNISGILFFAANNVDVLHDIYEPLWRSFPAATVGLVKTNPALTCVACDHFQTSKEAVEQALKLGYKRPGLVVAPDLDDLVDKRFSGGYLAAISGLPKKNQLQVHSSDLIHLENFRKWFQRNKPDVILSVHDVVHEWLTEMKLNIPKDVGLIHLDWREDIPEWAGMKQDNIAAGSSLVDLVVNKIHHNERGAQTTPTVTLIESHWIDGDTVTKQ, from the coding sequence ATGCTTCCGGCCAACCCCAGAGAAATATTGCCCCACCAGCCTAAATCAAAGTCACCTACGATTCGTGATATCGCCGAAAGGATCGGTATCAGTAAATCCGCCGTATCACTGGCGCTGCGAGACGATCCGCGAGTCGCGTCGCAAACCCGTAAACGCGTCCTGAAAGCAGCCGAGCAAATGGGTTATACCAAAAACCCAACGCTTGCCCATTTGATGGCGGAGTTACGCAACTCACGAGTCACGACAATTAAAGCAACGCTGGCAGCGGTAAATTGTTCGCCCAATCCCGATATTTTTGAATGGCATACATTTCGTGACTTCAGGGAAGGTGCCATCCAGCGAGCCTCACAGCTTGGCTATGGTATGGACGCCTTCTGGCTTTACGAAAAAGACATGCGGATCGAACGCATTCAACAAATCATCCGGGCGCGAAACATCTCAGGTATATTGTTTTTTGCCGCCAACAACGTCGATGTCCTTCATGACATTTACGAACCGCTCTGGCGTAGCTTTCCCGCCGCCACGGTTGGTTTGGTGAAGACAAATCCGGCCCTCACCTGCGTAGCCTGTGATCATTTTCAAACTTCAAAAGAAGCGGTAGAACAAGCATTAAAGCTGGGCTATAAACGACCGGGGCTGGTGGTTGCTCCCGACCTTGATGACCTGGTCGACAAACGATTCTCCGGAGGTTATCTCGCAGCCATTTCAGGACTGCCGAAAAAGAACCAGCTGCAAGTCCACAGTTCCGACCTCATTCATCTCGAAAACTTTAGGAAGTGGTTCCAGCGCAATAAACCCGATGTGATTTTAAGCGTCCACGATGTCGTCCATGAATGGCTGACGGAAATGAAACTGAATATACCGAAGGATGTCGGATTGATCCATCTCGACTGGCGGGAAGACATTCCCGAATGGGCTGGAATGAAACAGGATAACATAGCTGCCGGTTCCAGCCTTGTCGATCTGGTCGTGAACAAGATCCATCATAATGAAAGAGGTGCGCAAACAACACCCACGGTCACGTTAATCGAGAGCCACTGGATTGATGGTGATACGGTCACGAAGCAGTAA
- a CDS encoding shikimate dehydrogenase: MNISEGDVGQGPVTQDEPSRVRTLDDLKTWEFSGKALAVLGLPVAHSVSPQMHNAALNAMAQTHLIYRNWCYFKFEVPPEKLPEALPLFWEKGFHGLNLTIPHKVQAVDLVKEIDPAARSMGAVNTLTRLDGGGYNGNNSDGYGLETALERELDVKIPGADIVLLGAGGAARAAAVQCLLKDCKSLWIGNRSQDRLNELIALLDPKLVVEKVRGFDITNPPAELSAIEHPVIINATSLGLKADDPSPIDLSRFTGEAKIYDMTYGVKNALATQAEASGFAFADGLSMLVWQGVRSLEIWSNDTVPAQPMMSAACHAKGIEARRA; this comes from the coding sequence ATGAATATTTCTGAAGGAGATGTCGGGCAAGGCCCTGTAACCCAAGATGAACCATCCAGGGTGCGGACGTTGGATGACCTGAAGACGTGGGAGTTTTCAGGTAAGGCGCTGGCGGTTCTTGGGCTTCCGGTGGCGCATAGTGTCAGCCCTCAAATGCACAATGCCGCGCTTAATGCGATGGCTCAAACCCATTTGATTTATCGGAACTGGTGCTATTTCAAATTCGAAGTTCCTCCGGAAAAACTTCCCGAGGCGCTTCCGTTGTTTTGGGAGAAGGGCTTTCACGGGCTCAACCTGACCATCCCGCATAAGGTGCAGGCGGTTGATCTTGTTAAAGAGATTGATCCAGCTGCCAGATCGATGGGAGCGGTCAATACATTGACGCGTCTTGATGGCGGTGGCTACAACGGCAATAACAGCGATGGCTATGGACTGGAAACGGCTCTTGAACGCGAGCTGGATGTCAAAATTCCAGGCGCCGATATTGTTTTGCTGGGAGCGGGTGGAGCAGCCCGTGCTGCCGCGGTGCAATGTCTGCTCAAGGATTGCAAAAGTCTATGGATCGGCAATCGATCGCAGGATCGATTGAACGAACTCATCGCCTTGCTCGATCCAAAGCTGGTGGTGGAAAAGGTGAGAGGATTTGATATTACCAATCCACCTGCTGAGCTTTCAGCGATCGAACACCCGGTCATCATCAACGCAACATCGCTTGGCCTGAAGGCGGATGATCCTTCGCCGATTGACCTGAGCCGTTTCACGGGCGAAGCGAAAATCTACGACATGACTTATGGGGTTAAGAATGCCCTGGCAACTCAGGCCGAAGCATCCGGCTTTGCCTTTGCTGACGGACTCTCAATGTTGGTCTGGCAAGGCGTTCGTTCTTTGGAGATTTGGAGTAATGACACGGTTCCCGCCCAACCAATGATGTCGGCCGCCTGTCATGCCAAAGGCATAGAAGCAAGACGCGCTTAA
- a CDS encoding transglutaminase-like domain-containing protein, with protein sequence MDDADVKHYETGREAALISLLDDPSTAVQSALLKEFQQTIDVAVDLLRRIAESGEMPQAEAARYYLRELGAEDTTGAFIAFIRSYQYELETGSILLDRTLHPHVEPSDICVFLDEMADRVRELMVKPATPFEQCRILNRVIFHEYGFAGDQDDFYHPHNCFLHKVIERRRGLPISLSIIYLLVAYRCGIELDPVGMPGRFMVGCFTAGEPFYIDVFEGGAFRTREDLDVILEGFQLPPEDNFFMPLPVGDVILRCCRNLVNQFTRSEEAESARLFANFVNEFESAYQQQD encoded by the coding sequence ATGGATGATGCAGATGTAAAACATTACGAAACCGGTCGGGAAGCAGCTTTGATAAGTCTGCTTGATGACCCATCGACGGCGGTTCAATCTGCGCTGCTCAAAGAATTTCAGCAGACCATCGATGTTGCGGTAGATTTACTCAGGCGTATTGCGGAAAGCGGAGAAATGCCTCAGGCTGAGGCCGCACGCTATTACCTGCGTGAGCTGGGAGCCGAGGATACCACAGGGGCTTTTATTGCATTCATTCGGTCCTATCAATACGAGCTGGAGACAGGGAGTATTTTGCTCGACCGGACTTTGCATCCGCATGTTGAGCCTTCGGATATCTGTGTCTTTCTTGATGAGATGGCAGATCGGGTTCGGGAGCTTATGGTCAAGCCGGCCACTCCTTTCGAGCAGTGTCGCATCCTCAACCGGGTGATCTTTCACGAGTATGGCTTTGCTGGGGATCAGGATGATTTTTATCATCCGCACAATTGCTTTCTTCACAAGGTAATCGAACGTCGGCGTGGCCTTCCAATCAGTCTTTCCATTATTTACCTGCTGGTGGCTTATCGTTGTGGGATCGAACTGGACCCGGTCGGAATGCCCGGTCGTTTCATGGTTGGTTGCTTCACTGCGGGTGAGCCGTTTTATATCGATGTATTCGAAGGCGGGGCATTTCGAACTCGTGAAGATCTTGATGTTATCCTTGAAGGTTTTCAACTGCCGCCCGAAGACAATTTCTTCATGCCCTTGCCCGTCGGTGATGTCATCCTGCGATGCTGCCGGAACCTGGTTAATCAGTTCACCCGTTCTGAGGAAGCCGAGAGCGCTCGTCTCTTTGCCAACTTTGTCAACGAGTTCGAATCGGCCTACCAGCAGCAGGACTGA
- the plsY gene encoding glycerol-3-phosphate 1-O-acyltransferase PlsY, which produces MNPLQVIAVTVVGYLLGAIPFAVIIAKRHGVDIMKEGSGNPGATNVTRSVGKRAGNFCFVMDFLKGLAAAGIPLLPFMGASDPIGLGVLGLIAAIIGHSYSVFIGFKGGKGVAVTMGGLLALAPIILIIGLIVWVGVFYSSKYVSLASLCFGISLPVLGIGFEKPAVLIIFLVGIAVLIVFRHRANIQRLFAGTEHRFSKDKKNAK; this is translated from the coding sequence ATGAATCCCTTACAAGTCATCGCTGTCACCGTTGTTGGATATCTTTTAGGAGCGATCCCGTTTGCTGTCATCATTGCCAAGCGACACGGAGTCGATATCATGAAAGAAGGCAGCGGTAATCCAGGTGCCACCAATGTAACTCGTTCCGTGGGCAAACGAGCTGGCAATTTCTGCTTCGTGATGGACTTCCTCAAAGGGCTCGCCGCTGCCGGAATTCCATTGCTGCCCTTCATGGGTGCCAGTGACCCGATTGGCCTTGGTGTTCTTGGACTCATCGCTGCCATTATCGGACACAGCTACTCGGTTTTTATCGGCTTCAAAGGCGGTAAAGGTGTTGCCGTTACGATGGGTGGATTGCTCGCCCTTGCCCCGATCATATTAATCATCGGCCTTATCGTCTGGGTCGGTGTTTTTTACAGCAGCAAATATGTCTCGCTCGCCTCGCTTTGTTTCGGCATCAGCCTGCCTGTCCTCGGTATTGGCTTCGAAAAACCAGCCGTCCTGATTATCTTCCTTGTTGGAATCGCCGTGCTGATTGTCTTCCGACACCGCGCCAATATCCAAAGGCTCTTCGCCGGAACAGAACATCGCTTTTCCAAGGATAAGAAAAACGCGAAGTAA
- a CDS encoding homoserine dehydrogenase — MEGKRKIRIGILGFGTVGQGVWKHIKEDRAALERRLGVKLELVRAAVSDLSKKRGVKLAKSKLTDDPYAIVDDPKIDIVCELIGGTKLARKLTLRALANGKTVVTANKALICEHGDELFTAARKEGVHYFFEASVAGGIPIIKTLREGLVANRFPLIYGILNGTSNYILTRMEREGLSFEEIVGDARDLGYVEADESLDLDGWDAAHKAVILAYLAHGKWVNLDEMLVEGIRNITARDVAYASELGYKIKLLAVIARNFNDETLSVRLHPALIKKGEIMAQVDMVFNGVSLTGDVVGTTLLVGRGAGQDATASAVISDIADAVHAIQGAPGPLISEEDEDIYRQLGEGLTLAKPKSVESAYYFRLRVRDEKGVLAKVTKAFSDAGLSVATMIQHEEPSDGSAVLLFTTHVSNEAAAAKAINKLEQLDPVIEAPFLLRIFNAPEM; from the coding sequence ATGGAAGGTAAACGTAAGATACGTATCGGCATTTTAGGCTTTGGCACAGTTGGCCAGGGTGTTTGGAAACACATCAAGGAAGACCGCGCGGCCCTCGAAAGACGCTTGGGCGTCAAACTGGAGTTGGTCCGTGCCGCCGTTTCCGATCTCTCCAAGAAGCGCGGCGTGAAGCTGGCCAAAAGCAAGCTGACAGATGATCCCTATGCTATCGTTGATGACCCAAAGATAGACATTGTTTGCGAACTGATCGGAGGAACCAAGCTTGCTCGTAAACTGACCCTGCGCGCACTCGCCAATGGCAAAACAGTGGTCACTGCAAACAAAGCCCTCATCTGCGAACATGGTGACGAACTCTTTACCGCTGCCCGCAAGGAAGGTGTCCATTATTTCTTCGAAGCCAGTGTCGCCGGCGGCATTCCAATTATCAAAACCTTGCGCGAAGGTCTGGTCGCCAACCGCTTTCCTTTGATCTACGGAATCCTCAATGGGACCTCGAACTACATCCTGACTCGCATGGAGCGGGAAGGTTTGAGCTTTGAAGAAATCGTAGGTGATGCCCGCGATCTGGGTTATGTCGAAGCCGATGAATCTCTCGATCTCGACGGCTGGGATGCGGCTCACAAGGCAGTTATCCTCGCCTACCTTGCCCATGGCAAATGGGTAAATCTCGATGAAATGCTGGTCGAAGGCATCCGCAACATCACTGCCCGTGACGTTGCCTACGCGAGCGAGCTCGGTTACAAAATCAAGCTCCTCGCCGTGATCGCCCGAAACTTCAACGACGAAACCCTTTCCGTCCGCCTGCATCCCGCCTTGATCAAGAAAGGCGAAATCATGGCTCAGGTTGATATGGTTTTCAACGGCGTCAGCCTGACAGGGGACGTTGTCGGCACCACATTGCTCGTTGGCCGTGGTGCGGGACAGGATGCCACCGCCAGTGCCGTGATCAGCGACATCGCAGACGCAGTCCATGCAATTCAGGGAGCACCAGGACCACTTATTTCTGAAGAAGACGAGGACATTTACCGTCAGCTTGGCGAAGGCTTAACCCTGGCAAAACCCAAGTCCGTCGAATCCGCCTACTACTTCCGCCTGCGTGTACGCGACGAAAAGGGTGTTCTCGCCAAAGTAACAAAGGCATTTTCTGATGCCGGACTTTCCGTCGCTACAATGATTCAGCATGAAGAGCCATCGGACGGAAGCGCTGTGCTGCTCTTCACCACCCATGTATCGAACGAAGCGGCTGCCGCCAAGGCCATCAATAAGCTCGAACAACTCGATCCAGTGATAGAAGCACCCTTCCTCCTGCGGATCTTCAATGCCCCGGAAATGTAA
- a CDS encoding aspartate kinase, giving the protein MALIVQKFGGTSVGDVERIQNVARRIKATVDEGNQVAVIVSARSGVTNELVARAKAINPRPDEREMDMLLAVGEQETISLTAMALHALDQPAVSRTGRQAGFLTDGAHTRARIIEITGGDINKRLDSGEVVIVAGFQGTTDDGQVTTMGRGGSDLSAVALAAALKADICQIFTDVEGVYTADPRIVPNARKIPEISYEEMLELAAMGSKVMQARAVEFSQKHDVIFEVRSSFNTNPGTIVKAEVPSMEDVEVRGVALDKNQAKVTVTDLPDKPGAAAKVFEAIGRANVVVDMIVQNISRGGAANLTFTVSIDDVHKAVEAVENALPGIGGGTVNYTGDIAKVSVVGVGMRSHAGVAAKLFSILAEHGVNIQMISTSEIKVSVAIDMEDAIKATQAIHDGFDLGA; this is encoded by the coding sequence ATGGCACTTATTGTTCAGAAATTCGGCGGCACTTCAGTAGGAGACGTCGAGCGCATTCAAAACGTCGCCCGTCGCATTAAGGCCACGGTGGACGAAGGCAACCAGGTAGCCGTAATCGTCAGTGCCCGGAGTGGTGTCACCAATGAACTCGTAGCCCGCGCCAAAGCAATCAATCCAAGGCCGGATGAACGCGAAATGGACATGCTTCTGGCCGTGGGCGAGCAGGAAACCATCTCCCTGACAGCCATGGCGCTGCATGCTCTGGATCAGCCGGCGGTCTCAAGAACCGGACGGCAAGCTGGCTTTCTCACTGATGGCGCGCACACCCGCGCCCGCATCATTGAAATCACTGGTGGCGATATCAACAAACGCCTGGACTCTGGCGAAGTTGTCATTGTAGCCGGCTTTCAAGGAACAACGGATGACGGGCAAGTCACCACGATGGGCCGTGGAGGCAGCGACCTTTCCGCAGTCGCTCTCGCCGCTGCGCTCAAGGCCGATATATGTCAGATATTTACCGATGTCGAAGGTGTCTATACAGCCGATCCCCGCATCGTGCCCAATGCCAGAAAGATCCCGGAAATCAGCTACGAAGAAATGCTCGAGCTGGCAGCCATGGGCTCTAAGGTCATGCAGGCCCGCGCAGTAGAATTTTCCCAGAAACACGACGTTATCTTCGAAGTCAGAAGTAGTTTTAACACCAACCCTGGAACGATTGTGAAAGCAGAAGTCCCTTCCATGGAAGACGTCGAAGTACGCGGCGTTGCCCTCGACAAAAATCAGGCCAAAGTTACGGTTACTGACCTTCCGGACAAACCCGGCGCAGCAGCCAAAGTCTTTGAGGCGATTGGCCGCGCCAATGTCGTGGTCGATATGATCGTGCAGAATATTTCACGCGGTGGTGCCGCCAATCTGACCTTCACAGTCAGCATCGACGACGTCCACAAGGCAGTTGAAGCCGTGGAAAATGCACTGCCGGGAATCGGTGGTGGCACTGTCAATTATACTGGTGACATCGCCAAGGTGTCGGTCGTTGGAGTCGGTATGCGAAGCCACGCTGGTGTCGCAGCAAAGCTATTTAGCATCCTTGCCGAACATGGCGTCAACATCCAAATGATTTCCACCTCCGAAATCAAAGTGTCGGTTGCAATCGATATGGAAGATGCCATCAAGGCAACTCAGGCGATCCACGACGGATTCGATCTCGGGGCCTAA
- a CDS encoding aldehyde dehydrogenase family protein, whose amino-acid sequence MIYPKPEFKERYENFIGGEWTKPVDSQYFNNPSPVDGNVFCQVPRSNYKDVNLAVEAASQAVSIWSKTSATERCLLLNKIADRIETNLELLAVAETWENGKPIRESLHGDLPAVVDHFRYFGSVIRAESGEVADIDAQTVSMEVHEPLGVVGQIIPWNFPVLLAAWKLAPALAAGNCVVLKPAEQTPSTILMVMELIADLLPPGVVNVVNGFGSEAGKPLASHPKIKKVSFTGETTTGRLIMQYAAENIVPVTLELGGKAPNIFHRSVMDADDEFLDKAVEGFVSFAVNQGEVCTSPSRALIHESIYDDFMARCLERVAAIKMGDPLDLSTMSGAQVSSEQFEKIMRYMDIGREEGAEVLIGGDAFENPHYPNGYYVKPTVFKGHNKQRVFQEEIFGPTVSVTTFKDDAEGLQIANDTLYGLSAGVWTRDIHQMQTFARGIEAGRIWCNCYHVYPTHASFGGYKNSGFGRETHRMMLNSYRHTKNILTSYSQSPMGLF is encoded by the coding sequence ATGATTTATCCTAAGCCCGAATTTAAGGAGCGCTACGAGAATTTCATTGGTGGAGAATGGACAAAACCGGTTGATAGCCAGTATTTTAATAATCCATCTCCAGTTGATGGGAATGTTTTTTGCCAGGTCCCTCGTAGCAATTATAAAGATGTTAATTTGGCAGTCGAGGCCGCTTCGCAGGCCGTATCTATATGGAGTAAGACTTCCGCAACTGAGCGATGCCTGTTGCTGAACAAAATTGCTGACCGGATTGAAACGAATCTTGAGCTTCTGGCTGTTGCAGAAACCTGGGAGAACGGTAAACCGATTCGCGAGTCGCTCCATGGAGATCTTCCGGCTGTGGTGGATCATTTTAGATATTTTGGGAGTGTGATTCGGGCTGAATCAGGCGAAGTTGCAGATATTGATGCTCAAACCGTCTCAATGGAAGTTCATGAGCCACTGGGAGTCGTTGGGCAAATCATTCCCTGGAACTTCCCTGTCTTGCTGGCGGCCTGGAAACTAGCCCCGGCGTTGGCTGCCGGGAATTGTGTCGTCCTGAAACCGGCAGAGCAAACCCCAAGCACAATTCTTATGGTGATGGAGCTGATTGCTGATTTGCTGCCGCCAGGCGTTGTTAATGTCGTCAATGGCTTTGGCAGTGAGGCTGGCAAGCCTTTGGCTTCTCATCCGAAAATTAAGAAAGTTTCTTTTACGGGGGAAACAACGACTGGGCGTTTGATCATGCAGTACGCTGCAGAGAATATTGTTCCAGTCACACTTGAACTCGGAGGTAAGGCGCCCAATATTTTTCATCGAAGTGTTATGGATGCTGATGATGAGTTCCTTGATAAGGCGGTCGAGGGATTTGTTTCTTTTGCTGTGAACCAAGGAGAGGTCTGCACCAGTCCATCACGTGCGTTGATTCATGAGAGCATTTATGATGACTTTATGGCTCGCTGCCTTGAGCGTGTAGCTGCGATAAAGATGGGCGATCCGCTCGACCTTTCCACCATGAGCGGCGCTCAAGTTTCAAGTGAGCAGTTCGAAAAAATCATGCGATACATGGATATCGGCCGAGAGGAGGGAGCAGAAGTGCTGATCGGTGGTGACGCTTTCGAGAATCCTCACTATCCCAATGGTTACTATGTGAAGCCCACTGTGTTCAAGGGGCACAATAAGCAGAGGGTGTTTCAGGAGGAGATATTCGGCCCGACCGTCAGTGTTACGACTTTCAAGGATGATGCGGAAGGGTTACAGATCGCAAATGATACTTTGTATGGCTTGAGTGCTGGTGTCTGGACTCGTGACATTCATCAGATGCAGACTTTTGCCCGAGGGATTGAGGCGGGGCGTATCTGGTGCAACTGCTATCATGTCTACCCAACCCATGCATCGTTTGGGGGTTACAAGAACTCTGGGTTCGGCCGCGAAACACATCGGATGATGCTCAATAGCTACCGCCACACAAAGAACATCCTTACATCCTACAGCCAGTCTCCAATGGGGCTCTTTTAG